Proteins from a single region of Chromobacterium sp. ATCC 53434:
- the eat gene encoding ethanolamine permease, protein MNASTPGLARKLGGWQLWGIAVGLVISGEYFGWSYGWAAAGTLGFLCATLFVAAMYTAFIFSFTELTTAIPHAGGPFAYARRAFGPLGGFIAGFATLCEFVFAPPAIALAIGAYLNVQVPSLAPKWTACGAYLVFMALNIAGVGIAAMFELAVTLLAIFELLVFMGVVAPGFSWAHFLHHGWAGRDDFHWGAVGGMFASVPFAIWFFLAIEGAAMAAEEAKDPARTIPRAYIAGILTLVALAFGVMVMAGGAGDWSRLANINDPLPQAMKLIVGEHSGWLHMLVWLGLFGLVASFHGIIMGYSRQIFALARAGYLPRALAAVHPRFKTPHRAILAGGVVGIAAIFSDDLVQIAGQPLTANIVTLSVFGAIVMYIVSMLALFRLRGREPALPRPFCAPCYPWLPALALGCSLICLAAMVYYNRLLAGVFAAMLTAGYLYFLATAGQRAAAAADAQLLGATESPAAAGSAARSLT, encoded by the coding sequence ATGAACGCATCGACACCCGGCCTCGCGCGCAAGCTCGGCGGCTGGCAGTTATGGGGCATCGCCGTCGGCTTGGTGATTTCCGGCGAATACTTCGGCTGGAGCTACGGCTGGGCCGCCGCCGGCACGCTGGGCTTTCTCTGCGCGACGCTGTTCGTCGCCGCGATGTACACCGCCTTCATCTTCAGCTTCACCGAGCTGACCACCGCCATCCCGCACGCCGGCGGCCCGTTCGCCTACGCCCGCCGCGCCTTCGGTCCGCTGGGCGGCTTCATCGCCGGTTTCGCCACGCTGTGCGAGTTCGTGTTCGCGCCGCCGGCGATCGCGCTGGCGATAGGCGCCTACCTGAATGTGCAGGTCCCGTCGCTGGCGCCGAAATGGACCGCCTGCGGCGCCTACCTGGTCTTCATGGCGCTGAACATCGCCGGCGTCGGCATCGCGGCGATGTTCGAGCTGGCCGTGACGCTGCTGGCCATCTTCGAACTGCTGGTGTTCATGGGCGTGGTGGCGCCGGGTTTCAGCTGGGCGCACTTCCTGCACCACGGCTGGGCGGGGCGGGACGATTTCCACTGGGGCGCGGTCGGCGGCATGTTCGCCTCGGTGCCGTTCGCGATCTGGTTCTTCCTGGCGATAGAGGGCGCGGCGATGGCGGCCGAGGAGGCCAAGGACCCGGCCCGGACGATTCCGCGCGCCTACATCGCCGGCATCCTGACGCTGGTGGCGCTGGCCTTCGGCGTGATGGTGATGGCCGGCGGCGCCGGCGACTGGAGCCGGCTGGCCAATATCAACGATCCGCTGCCGCAGGCGATGAAACTGATCGTCGGCGAGCACAGCGGCTGGCTGCACATGCTGGTGTGGCTGGGCCTATTCGGCCTGGTCGCCTCCTTCCACGGCATCATCATGGGCTACTCACGGCAGATCTTCGCGCTGGCCCGCGCCGGCTACCTGCCGCGCGCGCTGGCCGCCGTCCATCCGCGCTTCAAGACGCCGCACCGCGCGATACTGGCGGGCGGCGTCGTCGGCATCGCCGCCATCTTCAGCGACGATCTGGTGCAGATCGCCGGCCAGCCGCTGACCGCCAACATCGTCACGCTGTCGGTGTTCGGCGCCATCGTCATGTACATCGTGTCGATGCTGGCGCTGTTCCGGCTGCGCGGCCGCGAGCCGGCGCTGCCCCGGCCGTTCTGCGCGCCCTGTTATCCGTGGCTGCCCGCGCTGGCGCTGGGTTGTTCGCTGATCTGTCTCGCCGCCATGGTCTATTACAACCGGCTGCTGGCCGGGGTGTTCGCCGCGATGCTGACCGCCGGCTATCTGTACTTTCTCGCCACCGCCGGCCAGCGCGCGGCGGCCGCCGCCGACGCGCAATTGCTGGGCGCGACCGAATCCCCGGCCGCAGCCGGCTCCGCCGCGAGGAGCCTGACATGA
- a CDS encoding EAL and HDOD domain-containing protein has translation MLKSLIDGLAGRRKKNPEADEEALPPVRQEADTVMPLPDDEAPADLPATLGFVSHQPVMDRQQRVVAYDFFVRLGKRNVADKQQEFDRLLLSTLQNMDIFRLLAFRRAFVHISMTSLDEPLLRGMPAGSVIFVLEVVPDLVVTEQMLAQLDELQKLGLRFALEPASYDQGVLSPALQADLFSRVDFMVLDFAGPSTRVLAPILDQLPKRYPGARWMARNVGTAEDLDVCLRAPGSNRFALFHGPFVLTAHALEGGKVDTSQTRVLQIMRLLRANADPKEVEAQFKLDSVLLFKLLRFINSPIHGLSRKVQTIEETLLLLGRETLFKWLSMLLFTSRKDDGTAVALLEKSLIRARFMEKLGGYRGNKLEAEHLFLTGMFSLLDVLLNIPFPDVLDPLELPLTVREAVVEQKGIFAPYLSLALACEHGDNVRIEALAKVLDFDLDLTNQYYLDAVVWAQVVLRDSEVHNNVEAV, from the coding sequence ATGCTGAAAAGTCTGATCGATGGCTTGGCTGGACGCCGGAAAAAGAACCCCGAAGCGGACGAGGAGGCGCTGCCTCCGGTCCGCCAGGAAGCGGACACGGTCATGCCGTTGCCGGATGACGAGGCGCCGGCCGATCTGCCGGCCACGCTGGGTTTCGTGTCGCACCAGCCGGTGATGGACCGCCAGCAGCGGGTGGTGGCCTACGATTTCTTCGTCCGGCTGGGCAAGCGCAATGTCGCCGACAAGCAGCAGGAGTTCGACCGCCTGCTGCTGTCCACGCTGCAGAACATGGACATCTTCCGCCTGCTGGCCTTCCGCCGCGCCTTCGTCCACATTTCGATGACCTCGCTGGACGAGCCCTTGTTGCGCGGCATGCCGGCCGGCAGCGTCATCTTCGTGCTGGAAGTGGTGCCGGACCTGGTGGTGACCGAGCAGATGCTGGCGCAGCTGGACGAATTGCAGAAGCTCGGGCTGCGCTTCGCGCTGGAGCCGGCCTCGTACGACCAGGGCGTGCTGAGTCCGGCGCTGCAGGCCGATCTGTTCAGCCGCGTCGATTTCATGGTGCTGGATTTCGCCGGTCCGTCGACCCGGGTGCTGGCGCCGATACTGGACCAGCTGCCGAAGCGTTATCCGGGCGCGCGATGGATGGCGCGCAATGTCGGCACCGCCGAGGATCTGGACGTCTGCCTGCGCGCGCCGGGCAGCAACCGCTTCGCCTTGTTCCACGGCCCCTTCGTGCTGACCGCGCACGCGCTGGAGGGCGGCAAGGTCGACACCAGCCAGACCCGGGTGCTGCAGATCATGCGGCTGTTGCGCGCCAATGCCGATCCCAAGGAAGTGGAAGCGCAGTTCAAGCTGGACTCCGTGCTGCTGTTCAAGCTGCTGCGTTTCATCAATTCGCCGATACACGGCCTGTCGCGCAAGGTGCAGACGATAGAGGAGACATTGCTGCTGCTCGGGCGTGAGACGCTGTTCAAGTGGCTATCGATGCTGCTGTTCACCTCGCGCAAGGACGACGGCACCGCGGTCGCGCTGCTGGAGAAGTCGCTGATCCGCGCCCGTTTCATGGAGAAGCTCGGCGGCTACCGCGGCAACAAGCTGGAAGCCGAGCACCTGTTCCTGACCGGCATGTTCTCCTTGCTGGACGTGTTGCTGAACATTCCGTTTCCGGACGTGCTGGACCCGCTGGAGCTGCCGCTGACGGTGCGCGAGGCGGTGGTGGAGCAGAAAGGCATTTTCGCGCCCTATCTGTCGCTGGCGCTGGCCTGCGAGCACGGCGACAACGTCCGCATCGAGGCCTTGGCCAAGGTGCTGGACTTCGACCTCGACCTGACCAACCAGTACTACCTGGACGCGGTGGTGTGGGCGCAGGTGGTGCTGCGCGACAGCGAGGTGCACAACAACGTCGAGGCGGTGTAG
- a CDS encoding ethanolamine ammonia-lyase subunit EutB translates to MSHAISIGARRYRFADLKTLLARASPLRSGDQLAGIAAASAEERVAAQMCLADLPLSVFLDQAVIPYEDDEITRLIIDSHDAAAFAAVSQLTVGGLRDWLLSDAATPESLAALAPGLTPEMVAAVSKLMRNQDLILAAKKCRVVTAFRNTQGLPGRMGVRLQPNHPTDDARAIAAAMLDGLLYGAGDAVIGVNPAGDSPDDIRGLLTLIDEVRQRYAIPTQSCVLTHVTSTLELIRQGAPVDLVFQSIAGSEKANASFGVSLSLLDEAHQAARELRRGAVGDNVMYFETGQGSALSAGAHWGVDQQTCEARAYAVARRYSPLLVNTVVGFIGPEYLYNGKQIIRAGLEDHFCGKLLGLPMGCDICYTNHAEADQDDMDALLTLLGAAGVHFIIGVPGADDIMLGYQSTSFHDALYLRNVLGLKRAPEFEDWLEAMEITRGGRLLPQDRRQRLLSLMEGVA, encoded by the coding sequence ATGAGCCACGCCATCTCGATAGGCGCGCGCCGCTACCGCTTCGCCGACCTGAAGACGCTGCTGGCGCGCGCGAGCCCGTTGCGCTCCGGCGACCAGCTGGCCGGGATCGCCGCCGCCAGCGCCGAGGAGCGGGTAGCGGCGCAGATGTGCCTGGCCGACCTGCCGCTGAGCGTCTTTCTCGACCAGGCGGTGATTCCTTACGAGGACGACGAGATCACCCGGCTGATCATAGACAGCCACGACGCGGCCGCCTTCGCCGCCGTGTCCCAGCTGACGGTCGGCGGCCTGCGCGACTGGCTGCTGTCCGACGCCGCCACGCCGGAATCGCTGGCCGCGCTGGCGCCCGGCTTGACGCCGGAGATGGTGGCGGCCGTCTCCAAGCTGATGCGCAACCAGGATCTGATCCTGGCGGCAAAGAAATGCCGCGTCGTCACCGCCTTTCGCAACACCCAGGGCTTGCCGGGCCGGATGGGCGTGCGGCTGCAGCCCAACCATCCGACCGACGACGCGCGCGCCATCGCCGCGGCGATGCTGGACGGCCTGCTGTACGGCGCCGGCGACGCGGTGATAGGCGTCAATCCGGCCGGAGACAGCCCGGACGACATCCGCGGCCTGCTGACGCTGATCGACGAGGTGCGCCAGCGCTACGCGATACCGACCCAAAGCTGTGTGCTGACCCATGTGACCAGCACGCTGGAGCTGATCCGCCAGGGCGCGCCGGTGGACCTGGTGTTCCAGTCCATCGCCGGCAGCGAAAAGGCCAACGCCAGCTTCGGCGTCAGCCTGTCGCTGCTGGACGAGGCCCATCAGGCGGCGCGGGAACTGAGGCGCGGCGCCGTCGGCGACAATGTGATGTATTTCGAGACCGGCCAGGGCAGCGCGCTGTCGGCCGGCGCCCACTGGGGCGTGGACCAGCAGACCTGCGAGGCCCGCGCCTACGCGGTGGCGCGGCGCTACTCGCCGCTGCTGGTCAACACCGTGGTCGGCTTCATCGGCCCGGAGTACCTGTACAACGGCAAGCAGATCATCCGCGCCGGGCTGGAGGACCATTTCTGCGGCAAGCTCTTGGGCCTGCCGATGGGTTGCGACATCTGCTACACCAATCACGCCGAGGCCGACCAGGACGATATGGACGCGCTGTTGACGCTGCTGGGCGCCGCCGGCGTGCACTTCATCATCGGCGTGCCCGGCGCCGACGACATCATGCTGGGCTACCAGAGCACATCGTTCCACGACGCGCTCTACCTGAGGAATGTGCTGGGCCTGAAGCGCGCGCCGGAATTCGAGGACTGGCTGGAGGCGATGGAAATCACCCGCGGCGGCAGGCTGCTGCCGCAGGACAGACGGCAGCGGCTGCTGTCGCTGATGGAGGGCGTCGCATGA
- a CDS encoding response regulator — MEARPSSRIFGFDKRIALYGLLLWGLLAAAVTWIAGEHERERALTSMHNRLASLAQLRLEMLSQSLERYSQSLLFLADTPPVAGLTRTSLHNDLDLGEQSTSDLWRKRMALLFRSYAVTAPETLQLRLIGSADNARELVHVINGRNGPVDQPPAQLQHKGDTDYYRQALRLKAGEVYLSDIRLSHDRSQDGKEPPLPVLRLATPIYADGKLFAVMSINLDARHLLSYLRVGSGERNVRVYVTNQNGDFLDHPNPDKTFGQDRGKRWRWQDEFQPLPAPDGQDGLQRFQSSAGEVYTVMRRLELAPQQHDGRYLVIAEALPESIIAGAVSTARRDTLLSMCLGGLLVAALSWVYQRQRNRLHEQIRQNNASLENQVQQRTQEIQRYAALQRAILSDASYAIIATDQSGLVTMFNPAAETLLSESADEVVGRRHITDWLDLAELQELSRQLAQESGTIPANPFEALVSRSRSGQSNQLEWTVTASDGRSVPVSIALTSLRDDDGRLQGFLGMAADISAQQKYQRELMSARDQLGKAAEVAELGIWTWWLADNALELNTRMFEMYRYPPELRNQVNYQHWRDRLHPDDVEAVERELFDAVAGRGIYSPVFRIVLPDGRIRYIQAGALVERDDDGKPWRVTGINRDITEQHELEMTLRAAKESAEAASRAKADFLSNMSHEIRTPMNAVLGLAYLLEKHGLPAEALDLVRKIRIAGRSLQSIINDILDFSKIEAGNLEIEQAPFRLGDVLDNISTIMSANVGEREIELIIAPPPADINHLRGDALRLEQVLINLTSNAIKFTERGYVEVAIDVAMAQPQQTTLRFSVIDSGIGIPRDKQQELFEPFTQADASTTRRFGGTGLGLAISRRLVALMGGEIGLISTPGHGSEFWFTLTFPREPNGRLSVPEMAGLNVLIADDNPIAREALHITARELGWRVATVESGRQALQQVLEALGGQTSVDVVILDWKMPDMDGLEAAHAIRQACDGRHMPIILMATAYSREKLLAEPSADLITEVLNKPVTPSNLYNSVARSLRLRQGEAPVMPTGPGSRLEGLRLLVVDDSDINREVAQRIFEGEGARVSLAGDGKQALVWLAANYRDVDIVLMDVQMPVMDGYQATREIRATPELSHLPVVALTAGAFQTQQDAARAAGMTDYIAKPFDVEMAISQLRTLSGRNGRQEAPAPMAEPAGQAPLQRDLPGLAVSHGLEIWRDETVYRQYLRKFARDYSDSAATMRLAGKVIAQSLAHKLKGAAGNLALNEVSAAAGEVDQLLQEDEDATAAIDALQAALTQTLSSISRYAPAPRDAEPPAAKEADKDTLGPLLLKALAAFNADDPAAVEPVLQALEPLLLADQLSPLQSAVENFDFRGGEAAIRALAIELGLPRMT, encoded by the coding sequence ATGGAAGCCAGACCGTCCAGCAGGATATTCGGTTTCGACAAGCGGATAGCATTGTACGGCCTGCTGTTATGGGGCCTGCTGGCGGCGGCCGTCACCTGGATCGCCGGCGAGCACGAACGCGAGCGCGCGCTGACCTCGATGCACAACCGTCTGGCGTCGCTGGCCCAGCTGCGGCTGGAGATGCTGAGCCAGAGCCTGGAGCGCTACAGCCAGAGCCTGCTGTTCCTGGCCGACACGCCGCCGGTGGCCGGCCTGACCCGCACCAGCCTGCACAACGACCTGGACCTCGGGGAGCAAAGCACCTCCGACCTGTGGCGCAAACGCATGGCCCTGCTGTTCCGCTCCTACGCCGTCACCGCGCCGGAGACGCTGCAACTGCGACTGATCGGCAGCGCCGACAACGCCCGCGAGCTGGTCCACGTCATCAACGGCCGCAACGGTCCGGTCGATCAGCCGCCGGCGCAACTTCAGCACAAGGGCGACACCGACTACTACCGGCAGGCGCTCCGCCTGAAGGCGGGCGAGGTCTATCTGTCCGATATCCGGCTCAGCCACGACCGCAGCCAGGACGGCAAGGAGCCGCCGTTGCCGGTGCTGAGGCTGGCCACGCCCATCTACGCCGACGGCAAGTTGTTCGCCGTGATGTCGATAAATCTGGATGCCCGCCACCTGTTGTCCTATCTCCGGGTCGGCAGCGGCGAGCGCAATGTGCGCGTCTACGTCACCAACCAGAACGGCGACTTCCTCGACCATCCGAACCCGGACAAGACTTTCGGCCAGGATCGCGGCAAGCGCTGGCGCTGGCAGGACGAATTCCAGCCATTGCCGGCACCGGACGGCCAGGACGGCCTGCAGCGCTTCCAGTCATCCGCCGGCGAGGTGTACACGGTGATGCGCCGACTGGAGCTGGCGCCGCAGCAGCACGACGGCCGCTACCTGGTGATCGCCGAGGCCCTGCCGGAATCCATCATCGCCGGCGCCGTCTCCACCGCCCGCCGCGACACGCTGCTGTCGATGTGCCTGGGCGGCCTGCTGGTGGCGGCGCTGTCCTGGGTATATCAACGCCAGCGCAATCGGCTGCACGAGCAGATTCGTCAGAACAACGCCTCGCTGGAAAACCAGGTTCAGCAACGCACCCAGGAAATCCAGCGCTACGCCGCGCTGCAGCGCGCCATCCTCAGCGACGCCAGCTACGCCATCATCGCCACCGATCAGTCTGGCCTGGTGACGATGTTCAACCCGGCGGCGGAAACGCTGCTGAGCGAGTCGGCCGACGAAGTCGTCGGCCGCCGCCACATCACCGACTGGCTGGACCTCGCCGAATTGCAGGAACTGTCGCGGCAGCTGGCGCAGGAAAGCGGCACCATCCCGGCCAATCCGTTCGAGGCGCTGGTCTCGCGCTCGCGCAGCGGCCAGTCCAACCAGCTGGAATGGACCGTCACCGCCAGCGACGGCCGCAGCGTTCCGGTCTCCATCGCCCTGACCTCGCTGCGCGACGACGACGGCAGGCTGCAGGGCTTCCTCGGCATGGCCGCCGACATCTCCGCCCAGCAGAAATACCAGCGCGAACTGATGAGCGCCCGCGACCAGCTGGGCAAGGCGGCCGAGGTGGCCGAGCTGGGCATCTGGACCTGGTGGCTGGCCGACAACGCGCTGGAGTTGAACACGCGGATGTTCGAGATGTACCGCTACCCGCCTGAGCTGCGCAACCAGGTGAACTATCAACACTGGCGGGACCGGCTCCACCCCGACGATGTCGAAGCGGTCGAGCGCGAGCTGTTCGACGCCGTGGCCGGGCGCGGCATCTACTCCCCGGTGTTCCGCATCGTGCTGCCGGACGGGCGGATTCGCTACATCCAGGCCGGCGCGCTGGTCGAGCGCGACGACGATGGCAAGCCCTGGCGCGTCACCGGCATCAACCGCGACATCACCGAACAGCACGAGCTGGAAATGACGCTGCGCGCCGCCAAGGAAAGCGCCGAGGCCGCCAGCCGCGCCAAGGCCGACTTCCTGTCCAATATGAGCCACGAGATCCGCACGCCGATGAACGCGGTGCTGGGCCTGGCCTATCTGCTGGAAAAGCACGGACTGCCGGCGGAGGCGCTGGACCTGGTGCGCAAGATCCGCATCGCCGGCCGCTCCTTGCAAAGCATCATCAACGACATCCTCGACTTCTCCAAGATCGAGGCCGGCAATCTGGAAATCGAGCAGGCGCCGTTCCGGCTCGGTGACGTGCTGGACAATATCTCCACCATCATGAGCGCCAATGTCGGCGAACGCGAGATCGAACTGATCATCGCGCCGCCGCCGGCCGACATCAACCACCTGCGCGGCGACGCGCTGCGGCTGGAGCAGGTGCTGATCAACCTGACCAGCAACGCAATCAAGTTCACCGAACGCGGCTATGTCGAGGTCGCCATCGACGTGGCCATGGCCCAGCCGCAGCAGACCACGCTGCGCTTTTCGGTGATAGACAGCGGCATCGGCATTCCGCGCGACAAGCAGCAGGAACTGTTCGAGCCGTTCACCCAGGCCGACGCCTCCACCACCCGCCGCTTCGGCGGCACCGGGCTCGGCCTCGCGATCAGCCGCCGGCTGGTGGCGCTGATGGGCGGCGAAATCGGGCTGATCAGCACCCCCGGCCACGGCAGCGAGTTCTGGTTCACCCTGACCTTCCCCCGCGAGCCGAACGGCCGCTTGTCGGTGCCGGAAATGGCCGGCCTCAATGTGCTGATCGCCGACGACAACCCGATCGCGCGCGAGGCGCTGCACATCACCGCCAGGGAGCTGGGCTGGAGAGTGGCGACGGTCGAGTCCGGCCGCCAGGCCTTGCAGCAGGTATTGGAGGCGCTGGGCGGCCAGACCTCGGTCGACGTGGTGATACTGGACTGGAAGATGCCGGACATGGACGGCCTGGAGGCCGCCCACGCCATCCGCCAGGCCTGCGACGGCCGGCACATGCCCATCATCCTGATGGCCACCGCCTACTCGCGCGAAAAGCTGCTGGCCGAACCGAGCGCCGATCTGATCACCGAAGTGCTGAACAAGCCGGTGACGCCGTCCAATCTGTACAACTCGGTGGCGCGCTCGCTGCGGCTGCGCCAGGGCGAGGCCCCCGTGATGCCGACCGGCCCGGGCAGCAGGCTGGAGGGGCTTCGCCTGCTGGTGGTCGACGACAGCGACATCAACCGGGAAGTGGCGCAACGCATTTTCGAGGGCGAAGGGGCGCGCGTGTCGCTGGCCGGCGACGGCAAGCAGGCGCTGGTCTGGCTGGCCGCCAACTACCGCGACGTCGACATCGTGCTGATGGACGTGCAGATGCCGGTGATGGACGGCTACCAGGCCACCCGCGAGATCCGCGCGACGCCGGAGCTTAGCCATCTGCCGGTGGTGGCGCTGACCGCCGGCGCCTTCCAGACCCAGCAGGACGCCGCGCGCGCCGCCGGCATGACCGACTACATCGCCAAACCGTTCGATGTGGAAATGGCGATCTCCCAGCTGCGCACGCTGTCCGGTCGCAACGGGCGCCAGGAAGCGCCCGCGCCGATGGCGGAACCGGCCGGCCAGGCCCCGTTGCAGCGCGATCTGCCCGGCCTGGCGGTCAGCCACGGCCTGGAAATCTGGCGCGACGAGACCGTGTACCGGCAATACCTGCGCAAATTCGCCCGCGACTACAGCGACAGCGCCGCCACCATGCGCTTGGCCGGCAAGGTGATCGCGCAGTCGCTTGCGCACAAGCTGAAGGGCGCCGCCGGCAACCTGGCGCTGAACGAGGTGTCGGCCGCCGCCGGCGAAGTGGATCAGCTGCTGCAGGAGGACGAAGACGCCACCGCCGCGATCGACGCGCTGCAGGCGGCGCTGACGCAGACGCTGTCGTCGATCAGCCGCTACGCGCCGGCCCCGCGCGACGCCGAGCCGCCAGCGGCGAAGGAGGCGGACAAGGACACGCTGGGGCCGCTGCTGCTGAAAGCGCTGGCGGCGTTCAACGCCGACGATCCGGCGGCTGTCGAGCCGGTGTTGCAGGCGCTGGAACCGCTATTGCTGGCGGATCAACTGTCCCCGCTGCAAAGCGCGGTGGAAAACTTCGATTTCCGCGGCGGCGAAGCGGCGATTCGGGCGCTGGCCATCGAGCTGGGCCTTCCCAGGATGACATGA
- the aroC gene encoding chorismate synthase, with the protein MSGNSMGRLFTVTSFGESHGPAIGCVVDGCPPGLTIGEADIQAELDRRKPGTSRHVTQRREPDTVEILSGVYEGKTTGTPIALLIRNTDQRSKDYGNIADTFRPGHADYCYWHKYGVRDPRGGGRSSARETAVRVAAGAIAKKWLNERHGIVIRGHMTQIGEVQIPFKSWEHVGANPFFSADPDIVPRLEDYMDSIRKSLDSIGARLRVVADNVPVGWGEPVFDRLDADIAYAMMSINAVKGVEIGAGFGCVAQKGSEHGDELTPQGFASNHAGGVLGGISTGQQIDVSIAIKPTSSIAQPRRSINKRGEAVTMETHGRHDPCVGIRATPIAEAMLALVLMDHALRHRAQCGDVKVETPRIAGRIG; encoded by the coding sequence ATGTCTGGCAATAGCATGGGTCGCTTGTTCACGGTAACTTCCTTCGGCGAAAGCCACGGTCCGGCGATAGGCTGCGTCGTCGACGGCTGCCCGCCGGGGCTGACGATTGGCGAGGCGGACATCCAGGCCGAGCTGGACCGGCGTAAGCCTGGCACCAGCCGCCACGTCACCCAGCGCCGCGAACCGGACACCGTGGAAATCCTGTCCGGCGTCTACGAGGGCAAGACCACCGGCACGCCGATCGCGCTGCTGATCCGCAACACCGACCAGCGCAGCAAGGACTACGGCAATATCGCCGACACCTTCCGTCCGGGCCATGCCGATTACTGCTACTGGCACAAATACGGGGTGCGCGATCCGCGCGGCGGCGGCCGCTCGTCGGCGCGCGAGACCGCCGTGCGCGTCGCCGCCGGCGCCATCGCCAAGAAATGGCTGAACGAGCGCCATGGCATCGTGATCCGCGGCCACATGACCCAGATCGGCGAGGTGCAAATCCCGTTCAAGAGCTGGGAACATGTCGGCGCCAATCCCTTCTTCAGCGCCGATCCCGACATCGTGCCGCGGCTGGAGGACTATATGGACAGCATACGCAAGAGCCTGGACTCGATAGGCGCCAGGCTGCGTGTCGTGGCCGACAATGTGCCGGTCGGCTGGGGCGAGCCGGTGTTCGACCGGCTGGACGCCGACATCGCCTACGCGATGATGAGCATCAACGCGGTCAAGGGCGTGGAGATAGGCGCGGGCTTCGGCTGCGTGGCCCAGAAGGGCAGCGAGCACGGCGACGAGCTGACGCCGCAGGGCTTCGCCAGCAACCACGCCGGCGGCGTGCTCGGCGGCATCTCCACCGGCCAGCAGATCGACGTGTCGATCGCGATCAAGCCGACGTCGTCGATCGCCCAGCCGCGCCGCTCGATCAACAAGCGGGGGGAGGCGGTGACGATGGAAACCCACGGCCGCCACGACCCCTGCGTCGGCATCCGCGCGACGCCGATCGCCGAGGCGATGCTGGCGCTGGTGTTGATGGACCACGCCTTGCGCCACCGCGCCCAATGCGGCGACGTCAAGGTGGAAACTCCGAGAATTGCCGGACGCATCGGCTAG
- a CDS encoding two-component system response regulator, producing the protein MQHAPLLIVDDEPQNLAALRQVLAPHYPLVFARNGVEALAAADKHHPALILLDIEMPDMDGYAVCRRIKSDRQIGATPVIFVTSLSEAGNEAAGFEAGAVDYIVKPISAPIVQARVRTHLSLVQATQLEKSHRDAIYMLGQAGHFNDTDTGVHIWRMAAYAAELAAACGWEADACHQLELAAPMHDTGKLGIPDAILRKPGQLTPEEWEIMKTHPRIGHILIRSEAPVFRLAAEVALRHHEKWDGSGYPDGLKALAIPESARIVALADVFDALTMRRPYKEAWSLEMALDALQKGCGTHFEPRLVEMFQSILPHILEIKDSWDERARYADSSELMMF; encoded by the coding sequence ATGCAGCACGCTCCCCTGCTCATCGTCGACGACGAGCCGCAAAACCTGGCGGCCTTGCGCCAGGTGCTGGCGCCCCATTACCCGCTGGTGTTCGCCCGCAACGGCGTCGAGGCGCTGGCCGCCGCCGACAAACATCATCCGGCGCTGATCCTGCTCGACATCGAAATGCCGGACATGGACGGCTACGCCGTCTGCCGCCGCATCAAGAGCGACAGACAGATAGGCGCCACCCCCGTCATCTTCGTCACCTCGCTGTCCGAAGCCGGCAACGAGGCCGCCGGCTTCGAGGCCGGCGCGGTCGATTACATCGTCAAGCCGATCTCGGCGCCCATCGTGCAGGCCCGGGTGCGCACCCATCTGTCGCTGGTGCAGGCGACCCAGTTGGAGAAAAGCCACCGCGACGCCATCTACATGCTGGGCCAGGCCGGCCACTTCAACGACACCGACACCGGCGTGCACATCTGGCGGATGGCGGCCTACGCCGCCGAACTGGCGGCGGCCTGCGGCTGGGAGGCCGACGCCTGCCACCAGCTGGAGCTGGCGGCGCCGATGCACGACACCGGCAAGCTGGGCATACCGGACGCCATTCTGCGCAAACCCGGCCAGCTGACGCCCGAGGAATGGGAAATCATGAAGACCCATCCGCGCATCGGTCACATCCTGATCCGCAGCGAGGCGCCGGTGTTCCGGCTGGCGGCGGAAGTGGCGCTGCGCCACCACGAGAAATGGGACGGCAGCGGTTATCCGGACGGTTTGAAGGCGCTGGCCATTCCGGAATCGGCGCGCATCGTCGCGCTGGCCGACGTGTTCGACGCGCTGACGATGCGACGGCCATACAAGGAGGCCTGGTCGCTGGAAATGGCGCTGGACGCGCTGCAAAAAGGCTGCGGCACGCATTTCGAGCCGCGGCTGGTGGAGATGTTCCAGTCCATCCTGCCGCATATCCTGGAAATCAAGGACAGCTGGGACGAGCGCGCGCGTTACGCCGACAGCAGCGAGCTGATGATGTTCTAG